One Vibrio taketomensis DNA window includes the following coding sequences:
- the agaF gene encoding PTS galactosamine/N-acetylgalactosamine transporter subunit IIA: protein MIAVILSGHGGFASGIAKAIFQVIGEQPQFKFIDFPEEATTPQLEAQMREAIAEIDSGEGIVFLTDLLGGTPFRTASLLSQERNDIEVVTGTNLQMAAEMLLERDELNLIEFRDQAVECGHRGITSLAAEMAAKAEHKEVVEEDGI, encoded by the coding sequence ATGATTGCTGTAATTTTATCTGGCCACGGTGGTTTTGCTTCAGGCATCGCAAAAGCGATTTTTCAGGTAATTGGTGAACAACCTCAATTTAAATTTATCGACTTCCCAGAAGAGGCAACCACGCCACAACTTGAAGCGCAAATGCGCGAAGCGATTGCTGAAATCGATTCAGGCGAAGGCATTGTATTTCTGACAGACCTACTCGGCGGAACACCTTTCCGTACAGCATCTCTACTAAGCCAAGAGCGCAACGATATCGAAGTTGTGACTGGCACTAACCTACAAATGGCAGCCGAAATGTTGCTAGAGCGTGATGAGCTCAACCTTATCGAATTCCGTGATCAAGCAGTGGAATGTGGCCACCGCGGGATCACTTCGCTAGCAGCTGAAATGGCAGCCAAAGCAGAACACAAAGAAGTGGTAGAAGAAGATGGTATCTAA
- the nagA gene encoding N-acetylglucosamine-6-phosphate deacetylase — MVSNRLTTTHQSYRAQRVLHGDTWLNDAIVTVTEDGTITAIEPFNPTQHSDFIDLGEVSLLPGMIDSHVHGAKGCDVMDASHDSLNTMSQYFASLGVTGFVATTVTAPVAKIRSALQQVAKSKQRGVEGAEILGAYLEGPYFTEKNKGAHPTEWFRDLSVEELDNWISYTDNHLITVALAPEKAGALEAIRYLHKQGIKVMLGHTDASYDQVQQALDAGASGIVHCYNGMRGLHHRDPGVVGAGLLHANSYVEMIADGHHVHPAAIDVAHRCCGSRMTLITDAMSATGMPNGEYILGEYTVHMKDGVVTTDTGGLAGSTLTMPRAVNNIQKWLNLPLEQAWLMASLTPAQSLGLQDQFGTLEVGKRASMVAIKSDFSIVKTWVNGRLVFKAQEPSQEALCI; from the coding sequence ATGGTATCTAATCGACTCACCACCACTCATCAAAGCTATCGTGCTCAGCGCGTGCTGCATGGTGATACTTGGCTTAACGATGCAATCGTGACCGTGACTGAAGACGGCACCATCACAGCTATCGAGCCATTTAACCCGACGCAACACAGCGACTTCATCGATTTAGGTGAAGTGAGCCTGCTACCGGGCATGATTGATAGTCATGTTCATGGAGCGAAGGGCTGTGATGTGATGGATGCGAGTCACGATAGCTTAAACACCATGTCTCAATACTTTGCCTCACTTGGCGTGACTGGATTCGTTGCTACGACGGTAACCGCTCCAGTGGCTAAGATTCGCTCGGCTCTACAACAAGTCGCGAAGAGTAAGCAACGAGGTGTTGAAGGCGCGGAAATTCTAGGGGCGTACTTAGAAGGCCCTTACTTCACTGAAAAAAACAAAGGTGCTCACCCAACTGAGTGGTTCCGTGACCTGTCTGTAGAAGAGCTCGATAACTGGATCTCTTACACCGACAACCACTTAATCACCGTCGCTTTAGCACCAGAAAAAGCAGGCGCACTCGAAGCAATTCGCTACCTACATAAGCAAGGCATCAAGGTGATGCTAGGCCATACCGACGCAAGCTATGACCAAGTTCAACAAGCGCTAGACGCTGGCGCGAGCGGTATTGTGCATTGCTACAACGGCATGCGTGGACTGCACCATCGTGACCCAGGCGTAGTTGGTGCCGGCTTACTGCACGCGAATAGCTATGTCGAGATGATCGCCGATGGTCATCATGTACACCCAGCAGCGATTGATGTTGCACACCGTTGCTGCGGCAGCCGCATGACGCTAATTACCGACGCGATGAGCGCAACCGGCATGCCAAACGGTGAATACATTCTCGGTGAATACACCGTGCATATGAAAGATGGCGTGGTAACGACCGACACCGGTGGCCTTGCAGGCAGCACGCTAACCATGCCTCGCGCAGTCAACAACATTCAGAAGTGGCTTAACTTACCACTTGAGCAAGCCTGGCTGATGGCGTCTTTGACCCCAGCTCAATCATTAGGCTTACAAGACCAATTCGGCACTTTGGAAGTGGGCAAACGCGCTTCGATGGTTGCCATTAAATCAGATTTTTCAATTGTTAAAACTTGGGTCAATGGACGCCTAGTATTTAAGGCGCAAGAACCAAGTCAGGAGGCTTTATGTATCTAA
- a CDS encoding tagatose bisphosphate family class II aldolase, which yields MYLISSREMLKRAQKGGYAVPAFNIHNLETVQVIVETASEMGSPVILAGTPGTYDYAGTDYLINICKSAAKKHKIPLVLHLDHHEDQQDIFGKVNQGIRSVMIDGSHHAFDQNIEIVRSVVDYCNRFDASVEAELGRLGGQEDDLIVDSADALMTDPASAAEFVRRTGIDSLAVAIGTAHGLYKAEPKLDFERLEKIRSVVDIPLVLHGASGVPDEMVRRCIDLGICKVNVATELKIAFADAVKTYFGDHPDANDPRKYIIPGKAAMKEVVMSKIRVCGSEGRI from the coding sequence ATGTATCTAATCTCTTCTCGTGAAATGCTAAAACGTGCTCAAAAAGGCGGTTACGCGGTTCCAGCATTCAATATTCACAACCTAGAAACCGTGCAAGTTATTGTTGAAACAGCATCAGAGATGGGTTCTCCTGTCATTCTAGCTGGTACGCCTGGTACTTATGATTACGCGGGCACTGATTACCTAATCAACATCTGTAAGTCAGCGGCGAAAAAACACAAGATTCCACTTGTACTACACCTTGATCACCATGAAGATCAACAAGATATCTTCGGTAAAGTCAACCAAGGTATTCGCTCAGTCATGATTGATGGTTCACACCACGCATTTGACCAAAACATCGAAATCGTACGCTCAGTGGTGGATTACTGTAACCGTTTTGACGCAAGTGTTGAGGCTGAACTAGGCCGTCTTGGTGGCCAAGAAGATGACCTAATCGTTGATAGTGCCGATGCGCTAATGACGGATCCTGCATCAGCCGCTGAATTTGTTCGCCGCACAGGCATCGACTCTCTAGCGGTTGCTATCGGTACTGCACACGGCCTATACAAAGCAGAACCTAAACTTGACTTTGAACGTCTAGAGAAAATCCGCTCTGTGGTTGATATTCCACTTGTACTACACGGTGCATCAGGTGTGCCAGATGAGATGGTTCGTCGTTGTATCGACCTAGGTATCTGCAAAGTAAACGTCGCCACTGAACTGAAAATTGCTTTTGCTGATGCAGTGAAAACTTACTTTGGTGATCACCCTGACGCAAACGACCCACGTAAATACATCATCCCAGGTAAAGCTGCAATGAAAGAAGTGGTGATGAGCAAGATCCGCGTATGTGGCAGTGAAGGCCGCATCTAA
- a CDS encoding flavin reductase family protein — MQLVKITENDIAGMDARGRAKFINSVVGYKSANLIGTVDSDGNENLAIVSSVIHLGSSPPLVAFISRPHSVERHSLENIINTGYYTINAVSNDITQQAHQTSARYEKHQSEFAMVGLNTEYDHDFFAPFVAESQLKLGMKLVERVTINSNQTEMVIGEIERIWVARKAVMPDGYIDIESLGIVAISGLDSYHSTSRLHRLSYAKPSQLVYPLTIEGEPSSWQALVKQQEEKREP, encoded by the coding sequence ATGCAATTAGTTAAAATTACTGAAAATGACATTGCTGGAATGGACGCTCGTGGTCGAGCTAAATTTATCAACTCAGTGGTTGGCTATAAAAGTGCGAATCTAATCGGCACGGTGGACAGTGACGGTAATGAAAATCTTGCGATTGTGAGTTCCGTGATTCATTTAGGTTCAAGTCCACCATTGGTTGCCTTTATTTCTCGACCACATTCGGTAGAGCGACATAGTCTAGAAAACATCATTAATACGGGCTATTACACCATTAATGCCGTCTCGAATGATATCACTCAGCAAGCTCATCAAACCTCTGCTCGTTACGAAAAACATCAATCAGAATTCGCTATGGTCGGATTAAACACTGAATACGACCATGATTTTTTCGCCCCATTTGTGGCGGAAAGTCAGCTAAAGCTAGGAATGAAACTGGTCGAAAGAGTGACAATCAACAGCAACCAAACCGAGATGGTGATTGGCGAAATAGAGCGTATTTGGGTTGCGAGAAAGGCGGTCATGCCGGATGGATATATTGATATCGAATCACTAGGGATTGTGGCAATTTCTGGCTTAGACAGTTATCACTCCACCTCGCGGTTGCACCGTTTGAGCTATGCCAAACCAAGCCAGTTAGTGTATCCGTTAACCATTGAGGGAGAACCCTCATCTTGGCAAGCTTTAGTGAAACAACAAGAAGAGAAAAGGGAGCCTTGA
- a CDS encoding fasciclin domain-containing protein: protein MLKRVLVMVSTVVVSLMMLSSVQAHDHGMKKADIVDVAVENGSFTTLVAAVKAAGLVDTLKGEGPFTVFAPTDEAFAKLPDGTVEMLLMPENKDKLVAILTYHVVPGKVMAADVVKLDKAATVEGQDVMIAVEGDKVMVNDAQVIATDVGASNGVIHVIDTVLMPK, encoded by the coding sequence ATGTTGAAACGCGTTCTAGTGATGGTTAGTACCGTGGTTGTATCGTTGATGATGTTATCGTCGGTTCAAGCTCACGACCATGGAATGAAAAAAGCAGATATCGTTGATGTGGCAGTCGAGAACGGTTCATTCACCACGCTGGTGGCAGCAGTAAAAGCCGCAGGGTTAGTGGATACACTCAAAGGTGAAGGGCCATTTACGGTATTTGCACCGACTGATGAAGCGTTTGCAAAATTGCCGGATGGCACGGTAGAGATGCTATTAATGCCAGAAAACAAAGACAAGCTAGTTGCCATTTTAACCTACCATGTGGTGCCGGGTAAGGTGATGGCAGCGGATGTGGTTAAGCTTGATAAAGCGGCGACGGTAGAAGGTCAGGATGTAATGATTGCCGTTGAGGGCGATAAGGTGATGGTTAATGACGCACAAGTGATCGCGACTGATGTCGGTGCGAGTAACGGTGTCATCCATGTTATCGATACCGTGCTCATGCCGAAATAA
- a CDS encoding DUF6482 family protein, producing MAMQLSTLEKFFYLDKLVIHSLDMSLYQVSVEVDGEEHFITDKNGAMLRSFSIVELQRQCAALNVKQWVLRQQSAYDEMIGTAVRQQANTLEVPLGNNKLY from the coding sequence ATGGCGATGCAGCTCAGTACCTTGGAAAAATTTTTTTATCTCGATAAATTAGTCATACATTCACTGGATATGTCGCTTTACCAAGTTTCCGTGGAGGTCGATGGCGAAGAACATTTTATCACCGATAAAAATGGCGCAATGTTACGTTCGTTTTCTATTGTCGAACTGCAACGTCAGTGCGCTGCGCTCAACGTGAAGCAATGGGTGTTACGCCAGCAAAGCGCTTACGATGAAATGATTGGCACCGCTGTACGTCAGCAAGCCAATACACTGGAAGTACCACTAGGTAACAATAAATTGTATTAG
- the sohB gene encoding protease SohB translates to MEFLLDYGLFLAKIVTVVVALVAILIIAKSVGGRSGAPKGELEITNLTEQHKHTVEQLEHHLHDDAFLKARDKAEKKQDKEKNKAREKEIKQAAKEGELENKRDPHLFVLDFKGSIDAKEVASLREEVTAILAVAREGDEVLLRLESGGGMVHGYGLASSQLDRLKAAGLPLTISVDKVAASGGYMMACIADKIVSAPFAIVGSIGVIAQLPNFNKVLKKYDIEYEQITAGEFKRTLTMFGENTDKARDKFKQELEETHVLFKDFIRERRPDLELEKVATGEHWFGTQALALGLVDEIKTSDDLVVEACKDKTVLAVHYVEKKKITSKLAALMGEAADNVLMKLIDRGQRPIM, encoded by the coding sequence TTGGAATTTTTGTTGGACTACGGCCTGTTTCTGGCCAAGATTGTGACTGTGGTAGTCGCATTGGTTGCGATTTTAATTATTGCCAAAAGCGTTGGTGGCCGTAGTGGTGCACCAAAAGGTGAACTAGAAATCACCAACCTAACTGAACAACACAAACACACGGTTGAACAGTTAGAGCATCATTTGCACGATGACGCTTTCCTAAAAGCTCGCGATAAAGCTGAGAAAAAACAAGATAAAGAGAAAAACAAAGCGCGCGAGAAAGAAATTAAGCAAGCTGCCAAAGAAGGCGAGTTAGAAAACAAACGCGATCCGCATCTATTTGTTCTGGATTTTAAAGGCAGCATTGATGCGAAAGAAGTGGCGTCACTGCGTGAAGAAGTCACGGCGATTTTGGCGGTTGCCCGTGAAGGTGATGAAGTACTGCTACGCCTTGAGTCTGGTGGCGGTATGGTGCATGGCTATGGTCTGGCATCATCACAACTTGATCGTCTAAAAGCGGCGGGTTTGCCATTGACTATTTCTGTCGACAAAGTGGCAGCCAGTGGCGGTTACATGATGGCGTGTATTGCCGATAAGATCGTCTCGGCACCGTTTGCCATTGTTGGCTCAATTGGTGTGATTGCACAGTTGCCAAACTTTAATAAGGTATTGAAAAAATACGATATTGAGTACGAGCAAATCACAGCTGGTGAATTTAAGCGCACCCTAACAATGTTTGGTGAAAATACCGATAAAGCGCGTGATAAGTTCAAACAAGAGCTAGAAGAAACGCACGTACTGTTTAAAGATTTTATTCGTGAGCGTCGCCCAGATCTTGAACTTGAAAAGGTGGCCACCGGTGAGCATTGGTTTGGTACTCAAGCTTTGGCTTTAGGTCTAGTGGATGAAATCAAAACCTCAGACGATCTTGTGGTTGAAGCTTGTAAAGACAAAACGGTGCTAGCCGTTCACTATGTTGAGAAGAAGAAAATTACGTCTAAACTTGCTGCGCTGATGGGCGAAGCAGCAGACAACGTATTGATGAAGCTTATTGATCGTGGCCAGCGCCCGATTATGTAA
- a CDS encoding YciK family oxidoreductase, with protein MNYSVADNALKDKVILVTGAGAGIGKQAAISFAQHGATVILLGRTVKKLEQTYDEIEAAGYPQAAIIPLDMKGASKQNYLDMADTIESQFGRLDGVLHNASLLGVISPFDQIGEDSYDDVMQVNVKAQFLMSQALLPLLHKSDDARMVFTSSTVGHIGRAYWGTYAMSKFATEGMMQVLADELSDTHIRVNAINPGATRTGMRAKAYPAEDTDLLKTPLDIMPLYLYLMAPEGQAVHGQCIDAQPKK; from the coding sequence GTGAATTATTCAGTTGCTGATAACGCTCTAAAGGATAAAGTCATTCTCGTTACCGGCGCTGGTGCCGGCATCGGTAAACAAGCGGCGATCAGCTTCGCTCAACATGGCGCGACAGTGATTCTATTAGGTCGCACCGTAAAAAAACTTGAACAAACTTACGATGAAATTGAAGCTGCTGGTTATCCGCAAGCTGCGATTATTCCTTTGGATATGAAAGGCGCCAGCAAACAAAACTATCTCGACATGGCTGACACAATTGAAAGCCAGTTCGGTCGTTTAGATGGTGTGCTACACAACGCAAGCTTGTTAGGCGTGATCAGCCCATTCGACCAAATTGGCGAAGACAGCTATGACGATGTGATGCAAGTGAACGTTAAAGCGCAGTTTTTGATGTCACAAGCACTGCTGCCGCTACTGCATAAATCCGATGACGCACGTATGGTATTTACATCATCTACTGTAGGTCACATTGGTCGTGCTTACTGGGGTACTTATGCGATGTCGAAATTCGCAACAGAGGGCATGATGCAAGTCCTTGCTGATGAGTTAAGCGATACCCACATTCGCGTCAATGCAATTAACCCAGGAGCAACACGCACTGGCATGCGCGCGAAAGCTTACCCAGCTGAAGATACCGATTTACTAAAAACACCACTGGATATTATGCCACTCTACCTCTATCTAATGGCGCCAGAAGGTCAAGCTGTACATGGTCAGTGTATTGACGCTCAGCCAAAGAAATAA
- the imuA gene encoding translesion DNA synthesis-associated protein ImuA gives MSELIEHLKQKHWLWHGNAQQQPSDAYSTGYALLDTKLEGGFPKHGVIELQTDLGIGELRLLLPHLLSNHQQRMSVFIQPPGYLCAQMLVEQGFDLNQILLIYPDNPRHALWAAEQCLKSGACANVLLWHQELEVHQARRLQVASEAGQCLQFLFKPSQHGVFSLPVSLSMRLEPHNHGLNITITKRKGGWSHGSFVLDMRSHWPQFAITADESVVIPFPLRKQG, from the coding sequence ATGTCCGAACTTATTGAGCACCTAAAACAAAAACATTGGTTATGGCACGGTAACGCCCAGCAACAGCCAAGCGATGCCTATTCTACTGGCTATGCCCTGCTCGATACGAAGCTTGAGGGCGGTTTTCCCAAACATGGCGTTATCGAACTGCAAACCGACTTGGGCATTGGCGAGCTAAGATTACTGCTGCCACACCTATTAAGTAATCACCAACAACGTATGAGCGTCTTTATTCAGCCTCCTGGCTACCTATGCGCACAAATGTTGGTCGAGCAAGGTTTCGATCTCAACCAAATCTTACTGATCTATCCTGACAACCCTCGCCATGCACTGTGGGCTGCGGAGCAATGCCTAAAAAGTGGCGCTTGTGCAAATGTTCTGCTTTGGCATCAAGAGCTCGAAGTCCATCAAGCACGCCGCTTACAAGTCGCCAGTGAGGCTGGCCAGTGCTTACAGTTTCTATTTAAGCCAAGCCAACACGGAGTATTTTCACTGCCAGTAAGTTTAAGCATGCGTTTAGAGCCCCATAACCACGGCTTAAACATCACGATAACCAAACGTAAAGGCGGCTGGTCACATGGTAGTTTTGTTCTGGACATGCGCTCGCACTGGCCACAATTTGCGATTACCGCTGATGAATCTGTGGTGATTCCATTTCCACTGCGTAAGCAAGGTTAG
- a CDS encoding Y-family DNA polymerase, giving the protein MQLWLYLHFPTLQLDALFAGQNQAQPDSVNEDDNAAIVVVDGRRFQIVQANSVALELGIQCGMGLGSASALCHQLQVHPYNAKVEQQTLLDIAQWLYLVTSDIVIVPPQGILLKISNMLSLYGGLEAYWQTLSQHLNQLNYHYQFATGFSPYSAILLAKSAAMFICNDKQKLLERLQVLPITSTELAEKQVSALQRVGIHTLEQLLCLPMPDLARRFDIDLVNYVGRLLGQFKHPVDFYHPPERFQRFLELLYEIENVQWLIKPLTKQLNALEQFLTLRNQVAYELQLTLHQRDNQTSTVDFTSATGSYLAKDWLTLCQLRLESLQINAPVQGLTLSIVRSGGLEATSQDMFNRQQGAQTPLELIGLLQAKLGQQQVRKVSLSNDPRPENATQLCDPTLPLPQFDAVKPPVCATNRPSFILPNPEPLQEKVLIVQGPERFVTGWWDGHDITRDYFIARSQQGRWLWIFRNQDKQWFLHGQYS; this is encoded by the coding sequence ATGCAGTTGTGGCTTTACCTTCATTTTCCGACTTTACAGCTCGATGCGCTCTTCGCTGGGCAAAACCAAGCTCAACCCGATTCAGTTAATGAAGATGACAATGCGGCTATCGTGGTGGTTGATGGGCGACGATTTCAAATCGTACAAGCTAACTCCGTCGCTCTCGAATTAGGTATTCAATGTGGTATGGGCTTAGGTAGTGCCAGCGCGCTATGCCACCAGCTACAAGTACACCCATACAATGCCAAAGTAGAACAGCAAACTCTGCTGGATATCGCGCAGTGGCTTTATTTGGTCACCTCTGACATCGTGATCGTACCTCCACAAGGTATTTTACTTAAAATCAGCAATATGCTGAGCTTATATGGAGGGCTTGAGGCCTATTGGCAAACGCTCTCTCAGCATCTCAACCAGCTTAACTACCACTATCAGTTTGCAACCGGGTTCTCTCCCTATTCGGCAATTTTGCTTGCGAAATCAGCAGCTATGTTCATTTGTAACGACAAGCAGAAACTACTCGAAAGGCTACAAGTCTTACCCATTACCAGTACCGAATTGGCAGAAAAGCAGGTCAGTGCTTTGCAGCGAGTGGGGATTCATACTCTAGAGCAATTGTTATGTTTACCCATGCCAGATCTTGCTCGTCGTTTTGATATTGATCTGGTCAACTATGTCGGTAGATTACTCGGTCAATTTAAGCACCCTGTGGATTTTTATCATCCTCCTGAACGATTTCAGCGCTTTTTAGAATTACTGTATGAAATAGAAAACGTACAGTGGTTGATTAAGCCGTTAACCAAACAACTCAATGCGCTTGAGCAGTTCCTCACGCTACGCAATCAAGTGGCTTATGAATTACAGCTCACCCTGCACCAACGTGATAATCAAACCAGCACGGTCGATTTCACCTCGGCAACAGGCAGTTATTTAGCAAAAGATTGGCTCACGTTGTGTCAGTTGAGATTGGAGTCGCTACAGATTAATGCCCCGGTGCAAGGGCTGACTTTAAGTATTGTCCGTTCAGGTGGGTTAGAGGCCACCAGCCAAGATATGTTTAATCGCCAACAAGGCGCACAAACACCGCTTGAGTTGATTGGTTTACTCCAAGCGAAACTTGGTCAACAACAAGTGCGTAAAGTCTCTTTAAGTAACGATCCTCGCCCAGAAAATGCCACCCAACTTTGTGACCCAACCTTGCCATTGCCGCAGTTTGACGCTGTAAAGCCACCTGTTTGCGCCACCAATCGCCCGAGTTTTATTTTACCAAACCCTGAGCCGCTGCAAGAGAAAGTCTTAATTGTTCAAGGGCCAGAGCGTTTTGTTACCGGTTGGTGGGATGGTCATGATATTACTCGCGATTATTTTATTGCTCGTAGCCAGCAAGGACGCTGGTTATGGATTTTCCGCAATCAGGATAAGCAGTGGTTTCTCCACGGCCAGTATAGTTAA